The Pseudonocardia broussonetiae DNA segment GCGCCGTAACGTAGACGCGTGGCCGAGACCGTCCCCGTGTTCCCCCTGGGAACCGTGCTCATGCCGGGGGCGATGCTGCCGTTGCACATCTTCGAACCCCGGTACCGCCAGCTCACGATCGACCTGGTCACGGGCGCGGTGCCCGACAAGGAGTTCGGCGTCGTCGCGGTCCGGGAGGGCTGGACGCCCGACGACGACGGCGCCCGCGGCCTGCATCCCGTCGGCTGCACGGCGTCCCTGCGCGACGTGCGGCGGCTGCCCGACGGGCGCTTCGACATCGTCACGCGCGGTGCACGGCGCTTCCGCCTGCTCGATCTCGACACCGAGTCCAAGCCCTACCTCATGGGGTCGGTGGAGTTCCTGCCCGACGGCGAGTTCGAGGGCGGCGACGACCTCACCTCGATGCTCACCGCCGCCGCCCGCGACGCCCACCGCCGCTACTGCGCCACGGCGTGGAAGAACGACGACTGGGCCGAGCCCGACGCCGAGATCCCACCGGCCGAGCTCCCGGGCGTCCTGGCCGCCGACTGCCTGCTGCCGCTGTCCGACCGCCAGCGCCTGCTGGAGCAGGTCTCCCCCACCGAGCGGTTGCGGGTGGTGCGGCTGCTGCTGGCCCGCGAGACCGGCCTGCTCACCCAGCTCCGCGCGGTCCCCGCCCCGATCACCACGTACGCGGTGGAGCACAGCGCCAACTAGCCCGCCCCGAGGTGACGAGCGCCGGAGAGCCCGCGAGTCGGGCTCTCGTTGCGCCCGAGTCGGGGTGTGACGGCGCCGGGTCGGGCCGTCAGCTCCAGCCGAACCGCCCGCGCAGCTCACCGGCGACGCGGTCGAAGCGGCCGCGGTCGAGCACGGCACCCTCGCGGCGGATGTCGTGCTCACCGACCTCCAGGACCCGGTCGAGGCGGACGAACGACTCGCGCCCCTCGCGGTCCCAGGCGCCGGACCCGATCGACACCCAGTCGCGGTCGCCCGCGCGGTCGTGCTGGCTCGACAGCATCAGCCCGACGAGGTCCCCGCCCCGGCGTCCGACGACGAGCAGCGGGCGGTCCTTGCCGCGCCCGTCGTCCTCCTCGAACGGCACCCACGCCCAGACGATCTCGCCCGGGTCGGCGGAGCCGTCGAGGTCCGGGGAGTAGACGACGGCGCGGGCGGCGTCGCCGGTGGGCGCGCTCCGGGCCCCGCCGCGCGACGGGGCGACAGGAGGAGCCGGTGCCGCGCCCCCCGACGAGGACGACGACGACTTCGACAGCAGGTCCAGCCCGATCTTGGCCGCCTGCCGCAGCAGGCTCCCCCAGTTCGCCATGCGCACAGCATGTCAGTACGCGCTGGTGCGCTCCCCGTGGCGGCTGCAGCGGGCCGTCCAGCCCGTCGGGGTGACCTGGACGACCATCCGCCGCGCGCAGTCGGCGCAGTACCGCGGCGGTTCCAGGTCGCGGCTGGCCGCGCACCGCGCGTGCTCGCCCGCCGCGGGCTGCCCGCAGCGGTCGCAGAAGGCCGGCTCGCTCACAGCGTGTCGTTCAGGGCCTTGATCGGCATCTGCAGCTCGCCGAGCAGGTCGATGTCGGACTCGGCCGGACGCCCGAGGGTGGTCAGGTAGTTGCCGACGATCACGGCGTTGATCCCGCCCAGCAGGCCCTTGCGCGCACCCAGGTCGCCCAGCGTGATCTCCCGGCCGCCGGCGAAGCGCAGCACCGTGCGCGGCAGGGCGAGCCGGAACGCGGCGACGGCGCGCAGCGCGTCGGCACCCTCCATCGGCTCCTGGTCACCGAACGGGGTGCCCGGGCGCGGGTTGAGGAAGTTCAGCGGCACCTCGTCCGGGGTGAGCGACGCGAGCTGCGCGGCGAACTCGGCCCGCTGCTCCAGCGTCTCCCCCATCCCGAGGATCCCGCCGCAGCAGACCTCCATGCCGGCCTCGCGCACCAGGCGCAGCGTCTCCCACCGCTCCTCCCACGTGTGCGTGGTGACCACGTTCGGGAAGTGCGAGCGGGCGGTCTCGAGGTTGTGGTTGTAGCGGTGCACGCCCATCGCGGCGAGCTCGTCGACCTGCTCGGGGGTCAGCATCCCCAGCGAGCACGCGATGTTGATGTCGATCTCGTCCTTGATCGCCGCGATGCCCGCCGCGACCTGCGTCATCAGCCGCGCGTCCGGCCCGCGCACGGCGGC contains these protein-coding regions:
- a CDS encoding LON peptidase substrate-binding domain-containing protein; its protein translation is MAETVPVFPLGTVLMPGAMLPLHIFEPRYRQLTIDLVTGAVPDKEFGVVAVREGWTPDDDGARGLHPVGCTASLRDVRRLPDGRFDIVTRGARRFRLLDLDTESKPYLMGSVEFLPDGEFEGGDDLTSMLTAAARDAHRRYCATAWKNDDWAEPDAEIPPAELPGVLAADCLLPLSDRQRLLEQVSPTERLRVVRLLLARETGLLTQLRAVPAPITTYAVEHSAN
- a CDS encoding type II toxin-antitoxin system PemK/MazF family toxin translates to MANWGSLLRQAAKIGLDLLSKSSSSSSGGAAPAPPVAPSRGGARSAPTGDAARAVVYSPDLDGSADPGEIVWAWVPFEEDDGRGKDRPLLVVGRRGGDLVGLMLSSQHDRAGDRDWVSIGSGAWDREGRESFVRLDRVLEVGEHDIRREGAVLDRGRFDRVAGELRGRFGWS
- the bioB gene encoding biotin synthase BioB is translated as MADSRGVTTTEAAAILATARSQVLEDGVGLDEAQVLEVLRLPDEALDDLLQLAHDVRMRWCGPEVEVEGIISLKTGGCPEDCHFCSQSGLFASPVRSAWLDVPMLVEAAKQTAKTGATEFCIVAAVRGPDARLMTQVAAGIAAIKDEIDINIACSLGMLTPEQVDELAAMGVHRYNHNLETARSHFPNVVTTHTWEERWETLRLVREAGMEVCCGGILGMGETLEQRAEFAAQLASLTPDEVPLNFLNPRPGTPFGDQEPMEGADALRAVAAFRLALPRTVLRFAGGREITLGDLGARKGLLGGINAVIVGNYLTTLGRPAESDIDLLGELQMPIKALNDTL